The following proteins come from a genomic window of Vidua chalybeata isolate OUT-0048 chromosome 2, bVidCha1 merged haplotype, whole genome shotgun sequence:
- the ATP6V1A gene encoding V-type proton ATPase catalytic subunit A — protein sequence MDFSKLPKIRDEDREAFVGYVYGVSGPVVTACNMAGAAMYELVRVGHSELVGEIIRLEGDLATVQVYEETSGVSVGDPVLRTGKPLSVELGPGIMGAIFDGIQRPLSDISTLTKSIYIPRGVNVSALSRDVKWDFTPSKNLRVGSHITGGDIYGVVNENSLIKHKIMLPPRNRGTVTYIAPPGNYDTSDVVLELEFEGVKEKFTMVQVWPVRQVRPVTEKLPANHPLLTGQRVLDALFPCVQGGTTAIPGAFGCGKTVISQSLSKYSNSDVIIYVGCGERGNEMSEVLRDFPELTMEVDGKVESIMKRTALVANTSNMPVAAREASIYTGITLSEYFRDMGYHVSMMADSTSRWAEALREISGRLAEMPADSGYPAYLGARLASFYERAGRVKCLGNPEREGSVSIVGAVSPPGGDFSDPVTSATLGIVQVFWGLDKKLAQRKHFPSVNWLISYSKYTRALDEYYDKHFTEFVPLRTKAKEILQEEEDLAEIVQLVGKASLAETDKITLEVAKLIKDDFLQQNGYTPYDRFCPFYKTVGMLSNMIAFYDMARRAVETTAQSDNKITWSIIRENMSEILYRLTSMKFKDPVKDGETKIKADYAQLFEDMQNAFRSLED from the exons TGGTCACGGCCTGCAACATGGCAGGTGCTGCCATGTATGAGCTGGTACGAGTGGGACACAGTGAACTGGTGGGGGAGATCATCCGGCTGGAAGGTGATCTGGCAACTGTCCAGGTGTATGAGGAAACTT CTGGTGTCTCTGTAGGAGATCCTGTGCTCCGTACTGGGAAGCCCCTATCAGTGGAACTGGGACCTGGCATTATGGGAGCTATTTTTGATGGTATCCAGAGACCTCTCTCAGACATCAGTACTCTGACCAAAAGTATCTATATCCCTAGAGGTGTCAACGTGTCAGCTTTGAGCCGAGATGTCAAATGGGACTTCACACCTTCCAAAAATCTGCGG GTTGGCAGCCACATCACTGGTGGAGATATTTATGGTGTGGTGAATGAAAACTCCCTGATCAAACACAAAATCATGCTGCCCCCACGGAATAGGGGTACAGTTACATACATTGCTCCTCCAGGAAACTATGACACTTCA GATGTTGTGTTAGAGCTGGAGTTTGAAGGTGTAAAGGAGAAGTTCACCATGGTGCAGGTGTGGCCCGTACGCCAAGTCCGTCCTGTTACCGAGAAGTTACCAGCCAATCATCCTTTATTAACTGGCCAACGAGTCCTGGATGCCCTCTTCCC GTGTGTACAAGGGGGTACAACAGCGATTCCTGGGGCATTTGGTTGTGGAAAGACTGTGATCTCGCAGTCTCTTTCAAAGTACTCCAACAGTGATGTCATCATTTATGTAGGCTGTGGAGAACGAGGAAATGAAATGTCTGAAGTACTGAGAGATTTCCCTGAG TTAACAATGGAAGTTGATGGCAAGGTAGAAAGCATCATGAAGAGAACAGCTCTGGTAGCAAATACTTCCAACATGCCCGTGGCTGCCAGAGAGGCCTCCATCTATACTG GAATCACCCTGTCCGAGTATTTCCGGGATATGGGCTACCATGTCAGTATGATGGCAGACTCTACTTCCCGATGGGCTGAGGCCCTCAGGGAAATCTCAGGGCGACTGGCTGAAATGCCAGCTG ACAGTGGTTATCCAGCCTACCTCGGTGCCCGTCTGGCCTCTTTCTATGAGCGAGCCGGGAGAGTGAAGTGTCTGGGAAATCCTGAGAGGGAAGGCAGTGTCAGCATTGTTGGAGC TGTCTCTCCCCCGGGTGGTGACTTCTCTGATCCTGTCACATCTGCTACCCTGGGCATTGTTCAG GTTTTCTGGGGCCTGGATAAGAAGCTGGCCCAGCGCAAGCACTTCCCATCTGTGAACTGGCTGATCAGCTACAGCAAATACACACGAGCCCTGGATGAGTACTATGACAAGCATTTCACAGAATTTGTCCCTCTCAGGACAAAGGCCAAAGAGATCCTACAGGAGGAAGAGGACCTTGCAGAGATTGTGCAGCTTGTTGGGAAG GCTTCCTTGGCAGAAACAGATAAAATTACCTTGGAGGTTGCCAAGCTGATAAAAGATGACTTCTTGCAGCAGAATGGTTACACGCCTTATGACAG GTTCTGCCCTTTCTATAAAACAGTGGGAATGCTTTCCAACATGATTGCATTTTATGACATGGCACGCCGTGCTGTAGAAACCACAGCTCAGAGTGACAATAAGATCACGTGGTCCATCATCCGAGAGAACATGAGTGAAATCCTCTACAGACTTACCTCCATGAAGTTCAAG